Below is a genomic region from Candidatus Tanganyikabacteria bacterium.
CGCTCGCACAGCGGCTTGACGGCCTTGTCCACTGGCTCCTCGCCGGTCCAGGCCGGGGCCAGGTTGTCGATCAGTTCCCACGTGATCTCGTCGTAGGCCATCGGCACGCGTTGCGGCCGGCCGGTTTCGATCACATCCAGGAAGACCTGGGAACTGGCGGGCTTGCCCGCGAGGAAGGCCGGCGAATTGGCCACGTCGGGCCGCGACGGCACGATGAGGCCGGATTTCGTGAACTGCTCGATGCTCCAGCGGCTGGCCAGGAACTTGACCAGCTTCCAGGCTTCTTCCTGCTTCGGCGAATCCTTGGCGATGCCCCAGCCGCTCGAATCGGTATCCACGATGGAGCCGGCCGGCCCGCGGGGGAAGGGCGCGACGTCCCAGTCGAAGGTCAGCTTCTTGCGGTACCCCGGCACGGCCCACCGGCCGTAGACGAACATCGCCAGCTTCCCCTGGGCGAAGAGTTGCGTCATGCGGGCGTTGCCCGACTCCTTGTCGGTGGGCGCGTAGTGGTGCTTGTTGCGCAGGTCCACGTAGAAGTTCAGGCCCTGCAAGGCCGGCGGGTCGGCGAGCGTGCAGCGGGACATGGACTCGTCCATGATGTCGCCGCCGTGCGACCAGACGTAAGGCGTCCAGACCAGGGGCTGGGGCTGGAAGCCAATAGCCCACTGCTCGCCGGGCCTGGTCAGCCTGGGCGCGATGCGCAGCAGATCGGCGAAGGTCCAGCCGGCCTCGGGGTAGCGCACGCCGGCCGCGTCGAAGAGATCCTTGTTGTAGAACACGACCAGGTTGGACAGGTCCCGGGGGATGCCGTACAGCTTGCCCTTCCACGACATGGCCTTCATGACCTGCGGATAGAAGTCGCTCGCCCCGAGGTCCGGGTCCTCCTCCAGCAGGGGGCCGAGATCCCGGAAGACGCCGCGGTCGGCAAAACCCGGCAGCGCCTCGTTGGAGATGAACATGACGTCGGGGACACGGGCGGCCGCCACCACCATCCGCAGCTTGTGAGCGTAGTCCTTGGGGAAGTGCTGCAGCTCCACCGGGATCTCGGTGCGGCGCGTGAACTCGGCGAGAATGGGCTTCAGGATGTCCATCTCGTCGATGGAGCCCCAGGTGCTGAACGCCAGGCCCTGCCGCGCCGGCCCGGCGCAGCCCGCCAGGACGGCGAGGGCGGCCGAGAGTGCCAGCAGCGACTTGCGGGGACTGAGCAGCATTCGAGCCGCCATGGTACCACTACCTATCGCCGGGCTTGGCCCGGGAGTGACCAGCCCACTTCTAATCCGAGACTCCAGCCGTGCCTCACTCGACCGTCGGAACGGGCCCCCTGGCCAGGCTCTGGAACCGGGCCGCGGCGGCACATCCGCTGACGCACGATCTGGTCTCCGAGGTCACGCGGCGCGATCTGTCGTTCCGCGAGGAGGATCTGCTCCTCGCGTACGAGGGCGGGGACCTTGCCGGGTTCGCCGTCGCCAAGCGCCTCCGGCGGCCGGCGCTGGGCTGCGAGCGATACCGGGACGTCGGCTACATCTCGCTGCTCGCCGTCGCTCCCGGCTTCCAGCGGCGGGGAATCGGCCGGCGCCTGGTCGCCCGCGCCGAGGACTACCTGCGAGCCGACGGCGCCGCGCGAATCGTGGTGGGTGGCTCGTTCCACCATGCCCTCGCCGGCATCCCGCGGGGACTTCCGGGCGCGGCGGAGTTCTTCGCGGGGTGCGGCTACGACCTCGATCCTCGCACGGTCTGGGACGTGGCGCGCGACGTGCGGCACTTCGAGGTGCCGCCGCGCGTCGGCGAGGATCTGGCCGCCGCGCGGGTCGAGGGCCGGATCGTGGGGACGCGCTGGGGCTCGTCGTTCGAACCCGAGGATACGGCGGCTCTGCTCGAATTCCTCGCCGCCGAGTTCCCGGGACGGTGGTTCCGCGACGTGGGCGCAGCCCTGGGGCGGCCCGACGCCCTCGCCCTCGTGGTGACGCTGTTCTCGGGCTTACGCGCGGTGGCGTTCGCCCAGATCCACCTCCCCGGGTCGCCAGGGTCGTTGCGGTGGCAAGGCTTCGACCCTGACGTGGCGGCGATCGGGCCCGTGGGCGTGGCGAAGGACTGGCAGGGCCGCGGCCTCGGCCTGGCGGTGGTCGCCCTGGCGGCCGACCACCTCAAGCGGACGGGGGCGCGCCGGGTGGTCATCGACTGGACCGATCTGGTCGACTTCTACGGTCGCCTGGGTTTCGAACCGTGGCTGAGTTACGACCTGGCGTCCAGGACGCTGTAGCGCCCGCGGTCGCGACGCGGGTCCTGGCGTCGTGGCCCGACCTGGGCGAGCCGCGCGCCATCGTGCGCAACGGCATGTCGGCCAACAGCCTGGCCTGCCTGGTGGAGTGCGCGGGCGGCCGCTTCGCCCTCAAGGGCACGCGGCCGGGGCGGAAGGCCGCCGGGTGGCTAACGCGCGAGCACGAGGCGATGCGGGTCGCGGCGGCTGCCGGCCTGCCCGTCCCGGCGCCGCTCGCCTCCGCGGCCGGCACGACCGTGGTGGCCCAGGACGGCGTGGAATGGGCGGTGTACCCCGAGGCGGCCGGCGTCGACCGCTACGGCGAGGCGTCGGTCTTCGCCCCGTTCGACACTGACGCCGAGGCGTTCTCGGCGGGCGCCATGCTGGCGCGGCTGCACCTGGCGCTCGCGGATCTCGCCTGGCCGGCGCGGCCGTTCGTGGGGCCGGTTGCGCAGTGCGACCTGGCGTTCTCTCCGGACCTTCACCGGGACTTCCGGGAACTGTGCCGCGCGGCGGCCGGCGGGACGCCGGCGCTACCGGGGCAGGCCGGGGGGCTTCCCGGGGCCGGCGGGACGGCAGATAGTGCGGCTCGAATGGCCCAGCGCCTCTCGGCCGCAGGCACGGAGGCCTGCGCCACCGATACAGCGGGTGGGGCCGGCCTCCGTGCCGGCCGCGACGCCGGAGAGAAGTCATGCAAGCGGCGCCAAGAGGTCCTGGGGGCCGGAGAAGGGATTCCCGGGCTTGCTGGCGAGCTTCCCGGCGTGACCGAGGCGCTGCGCATGTTCGACGCCCTGCGGCCCGGCACCGCCGCCATCCTGCCGGCCCCGCGCGTGATCCACGGCGACTGGATCAAGCGCAATCTGTTCTTCGCGGGCGACCAGGTGGCGGCGATCCTCGACTTCGACCTGTGCAACCGCGGCTACCGGGTGTTCGACCTGGCGCTCGCCGTCTCCGCGCTGGCCTACCCCTGGCCGCTGCTTGCCGGCGGTGGCGCGCCGCACGCCGCCCAGGGCGAGCGCCTCGTGGAAGGGTACGAGTCCGTGCGGCCGCTGGACGCAGCCGAAAGGGCGCTGTTGCCGGCCTTGCTCCCGGTCTGCCGCTTCGAGTACCACCTGTCGCTCGCCCTGTCCGCCCTCGCCGCGGGCGATCCGGCCCAGGCGCGGTGGTTCTGGGAGGGGCAGATCGCGTCGCTCCGCTGGTGGTATGATCGCAGGGCGAATGCCTGATCCCGAGACCGTTGCGCCGGCACAGATGGACCAGCTCGTACGGGCTGCGCAGGCGGCGCTTGCCGAGATCGCGACCCTGAAGCCCGAGGTCGAGAAGCTGCGGGCCGAGGTGGACCGGCTCTCGGGCCTGGCGCACCGGTTCGAGGGCTCCATCCGCGTGCTGCAGATGCTGGGGGCGTCCCTGGATCTGGGCGAGGTGCTCGCGCATTTCGAGCGGGAGGCCCAGTCGCTGGTCGCCTTCGATCGGCTGGTGCTCCTCCTGCTTTCGGACACCGAGCCTGACAGCGTCCGCCACATCATGGCCAACCCCGCCGGGACCCTCGACGAGGAGTGCCTCCCGCGGGAAAGCGTCCGGGCGATGCTCGTCCTCAACGAGTGGCGGCCGATCAAGCGGTTGCTCTGGCCCGGCACCTTCAACGCGCCCGATGACGCCCGCGCCTTCGCGGCCGGCGTGCGCTCGGTGCTGGAGGTGCCCCTCACGCTGCCCGACGCCCCGCTGGGCGTGGCGTCGTTCGGCAGCTTCGAAGAGGATGCCTTCTCCTCGGCGGACGGCGTCGTGCTGGGCGCGCTGGCGGTCTCCCTCGGCCAGGCGGTCGCCAACTGCCTGGCCGCCGAGGGCATGCGCCAGGCGGCCCTCGCCGGCCGTTCGCGGGCGGGTCAGCCGGGTGTCACCGAGGGCGTCACGCCGGACTCCGTGCGAGCGTATCTGGCGGATCACCTGCACCAGGCCGATGACTGGTTCAATGGCGTCGCGCAGGGTCTCCTGCTGGCCGGCGCGCTGGACACTTACCAGGTCGAACGGCTCGAGGACTGGTGGGCCGAAAGTCGCGAGTAGCTATCAGGCCAGCTTGACGCCGGGCTTCTCCATCTTGAAGAACGGGATGGGGAGCCCCATCGGGCCGATGTGCCAGAGGGACTTGAAGCCTTCCCAGAGCCGGCCGAAGAAGGATCCCCAGCTACGCGACCGCTCCTCGGCCTTGACCAGGCCCGGGGCGATCGCCCGGTAACGACTGATCTCGTGGTCGGCGGCGGTGCGATCCTTCAACGCCTGCTGGTAGGCGACGTCGGTCTTGGGGTTCCAGCCCACGTAGAGCTGAATCTGCCGGCTGAAAATGATTCGCTGCGCCCCGGCGCGTTTGTCGAACGCGGCCTTGATGCGGGCCGGCAGGTCCTCGGGGAGGAAGGTGTCCCTTTTCATCTCGGCCGGTTTCAGGCTCGCCGTCTTGCCCTCCTGGCCGCCGGCCGCCGGCGCGCTCGCCTTTGGCCCCGCTCCGCCAGTCACGATCCCGATCGCCATGCGCGTCCCTCCCATCCTCCAAACGTCCTTCCAAAGCGATTTATAACCCGTCGATAACAAAACCTTGCGCCCGGCTGGCATGATTCTCGCCAGGCTCATGGTCATCGCGCTCAACAAGCCCTACGGCGTCCTCTCCAAGTTCACCGACGCGGAAGGTCGCCCGACCCTTGCCGACCTGGTCCGGGTGCCGGGCGTCTACCCGGTCGGCCGCCTGGACATGGACTCCGAGGGCCTGCTCCTGCTGACCGACGACGCCCGGTTGAGCCGGCGCCTCACCGATCCGCGGTTCGAGCACCCCAGGACCTACTGGGTGCAGGTGGAGCGCGAACCGGGGCCGGACGCCCTGGCGGCCTTGCGAGGCGGAGTGGCGATCCAGGGGCGCCTCACCGCGCCGGCGGGCGTGCGCGTGATCCCCGAGCCGTCGCTCTGGGAGCGGCCGGTGCCCGTGCGGTTCCGCAAGACCGTGCCGACGTGCTGGCTGGAGATCGTGCTGCGCGAGGGCCGCAACCGGCAACTCCGGAGGATGGGCGCCGCCGTGGGCCACCCGGTGCTGCGCGTGGTGCGGGTGGCAGTCGGCGGGCTGCTCCTGGGCGATCTGGCGCCGGGCGCCTGGCGCCGGCTGGGCAGGGCGGACCTGGCGAACCTGGCGTCGGACCTGCGATAGGGGTATCCTTGGCACCGTGTCCGACATGAAGCTCGTGACCGGATCGCTCGACTTCGAGTGGGAGATCCTGTCGAGCATCGTCGCCGGCGGGTCGGCGATCGACCTGGGCCGGCTGGCTTTCACGTCCGAGACCGAGGCCGAGGACTTCCTGGCCGCCTACGGCTTCGACCCGCGAGACGAGGACGGCCAGCGCGAGATCGCGAAGATCCTGCCCCTGGCGCTCCGCTTCCTGGAAGAGGAACTGCTCCCGGTGGGCCCCCTGACCGAGGTGCCGCCCGACCTGCCCCACGATCCGGTCAAGCTCCTCATCATCGCGAGCCAGGTGGATCACCCGCTGCGCGACTGGGCCTGCTCGATGCTCCGGGTGTGCCACGTCGTGTCCCACGGCCTGTACCTGCCCGGCCGGGAGCGGGTCGCCGAGGCCTGTGCCCAGGTCGAGCGGCGCATCCGCAAGCACCTCAAGATCCGGGGCGGCCGCCAGTACCTTGGGGACATCCCGCTGGCGCGCCTCACGTTCAAGACAGAGAAGCCCTGGAACAGCCTGCTGCTCAAGCTCCTCTGCAAGAAAGACAGCGTGGCCGAGGAGATCTACGACCAGGTCGGCTGCCGCATCGTCACGCACTCCAAGTTCGACGCCCTGCGCGTGGTGCGCTACCTGCGCCAGAACAATGTCTTCGCCTACCCCAACATCAAGCCCAGCCGCAGCCACAACACGCTCATCGACCTGGCGGATTTCCGGCGCTTCCTGCGCGAGGCCTGGACCGACCTGGAGATGGGGCGCCTGTCCCCCGACGAGTTCGAGGAAACGGTGGCCGGGTACGACAGCGAACCGGCGGTTCCCGAGGATGCGGCCCCCCGCAACCCCTACTCGGACGAGCAGTACAAGTCGCTGCAATTCACGGCCCGCATCCTGATCGTGCAGAAATCCTCGGCGGGCGTGGTGGACCGCTACTTCTTCCCCTTCGAAGTGCAGATCATGGACTACCCGGCCTTCGAGCGAAACATGTTCGGCAAGTCCAACCACAAGGACTATCGCGAGCGGCAGCGATCGGACGCTCGCAAGCGCGTCTTCCCCTGGCTGCGCCAGGGCAAGCCGCAGGCCGCGGGCAAGGCGCGCGAGAGGCGCCTGGACCCGGACCAGGAGCCCGAGACGGCCGGGCGGTAGCTACCCGACCCCCCGTCGCTTCGCGGGTCGCTCGCGCGAGCGAGCCTCGCGCCCCGGTGAGAGAATGCGGCTCATGCCAAACCGCCTGGCCTCGGAGAAGAGCCCCTACCTCCGGCAACATGCCAACAACCCGGTCGACTGGTATCCCTGGGGACCGGAGGCCTGGGAGCGCGCGCGGCGCGAGGACAAGCCCGTGCTGTTGTCGGTGGGCTACTCGGCTTGCCACTGGTGCCACGTCATGGCGCACGAGTCCTTCGAGGACGCGGCGATCGCGGCGCTGATGAACGAGCACTTCGTCAACGTCAAGGTCGACCGGGAAGAACGGCCGGACGTGGACCAGGTCTACATGGCCGCCGTTCAGGCCATGGCCGGCCAGGGCGGCTGGCCCATGACGGTGTTCTGCACGGCGGCCGGCCGGCCGTACTTCGGGGGCACCTACTTCCCCCCTGCGGATCGGTTCGGCCGGCCGGGCTTCCCGCGCGTGCTCCTGGGCGCGGCGCGGGCCTACCGCGAACACCGGGACGACTGCGAGCGCAACGCCGATACCATTCTCGACCAAGTCCGGCACAACCTGGGTATCAAGCTGCGGGGCGCATTCGGGCCGGCCACGCTGCACGAGGCGCTGGCGCGGCTGCAGGAGAGCTTCGATCCCGACCACGGCGGTTTCGGCGGCGCGCCCAAGTTCCCGCAGGCCATGGCGCTGGAGTTCGTGCTGCGCACCTACCATCGCCTCGAGGATTTCCACGCCCGCCGCATGCTGGTCAAGAGCCTCGACGAGATGGCGGCGGGCGGCAT
It encodes:
- a CDS encoding sugar ABC transporter substrate-binding protein, which encodes MLLSPRKSLLALSAALAVLAGCAGPARQGLAFSTWGSIDEMDILKPILAEFTRRTEIPVELQHFPKDYAHKLRMVVAAARVPDVMFISNEALPGFADRGVFRDLGPLLEEDPDLGASDFYPQVMKAMSWKGKLYGIPRDLSNLVVFYNKDLFDAAGVRYPEAGWTFADLLRIAPRLTRPGEQWAIGFQPQPLVWTPYVWSHGGDIMDESMSRCTLADPPALQGLNFYVDLRNKHHYAPTDKESGNARMTQLFAQGKLAMFVYGRWAVPGYRKKLTFDWDVAPFPRGPAGSIVDTDSSGWGIAKDSPKQEEAWKLVKFLASRWSIEQFTKSGLIVPSRPDVANSPAFLAGKPASSQVFLDVIETGRPQRVPMAYDEITWELIDNLAPAWTGEEPVDKAVKPLCERITALLRES
- a CDS encoding GNAT family N-acetyltransferase, with translation MPHSTVGTGPLARLWNRAAAAHPLTHDLVSEVTRRDLSFREEDLLLAYEGGDLAGFAVAKRLRRPALGCERYRDVGYISLLAVAPGFQRRGIGRRLVARAEDYLRADGAARIVVGGSFHHALAGIPRGLPGAAEFFAGCGYDLDPRTVWDVARDVRHFEVPPRVGEDLAAARVEGRIVGTRWGSSFEPEDTAALLEFLAAEFPGRWFRDVGAALGRPDALALVVTLFSGLRAVAFAQIHLPGSPGSLRWQGFDPDVAAIGPVGVAKDWQGRGLGLAVVALAADHLKRTGARRVVIDWTDLVDFYGRLGFEPWLSYDLASRTL
- a CDS encoding phosphotransferase — translated: MAELRPGVQDAVAPAVATRVLASWPDLGEPRAIVRNGMSANSLACLVECAGGRFALKGTRPGRKAAGWLTREHEAMRVAAAAGLPVPAPLASAAGTTVVAQDGVEWAVYPEAAGVDRYGEASVFAPFDTDAEAFSAGAMLARLHLALADLAWPARPFVGPVAQCDLAFSPDLHRDFRELCRAAAGGTPALPGQAGGLPGAGGTADSAARMAQRLSAAGTEACATDTAGGAGLRAGRDAGEKSCKRRQEVLGAGEGIPGLAGELPGVTEALRMFDALRPGTAAILPAPRVIHGDWIKRNLFFAGDQVAAILDFDLCNRGYRVFDLALAVSALAYPWPLLAGGGAPHAAQGERLVEGYESVRPLDAAERALLPALLPVCRFEYHLSLALSALAAGDPAQARWFWEGQIASLRWWYDRRANA
- a CDS encoding pseudouridine synthase, which translates into the protein MVIALNKPYGVLSKFTDAEGRPTLADLVRVPGVYPVGRLDMDSEGLLLLTDDARLSRRLTDPRFEHPRTYWVQVEREPGPDALAALRGGVAIQGRLTAPAGVRVIPEPSLWERPVPVRFRKTVPTCWLEIVLREGRNRQLRRMGAAVGHPVLRVVRVAVGGLLLGDLAPGAWRRLGRADLANLASDLR
- a CDS encoding TIGR04552 family protein → MSDMKLVTGSLDFEWEILSSIVAGGSAIDLGRLAFTSETEAEDFLAAYGFDPRDEDGQREIAKILPLALRFLEEELLPVGPLTEVPPDLPHDPVKLLIIASQVDHPLRDWACSMLRVCHVVSHGLYLPGRERVAEACAQVERRIRKHLKIRGGRQYLGDIPLARLTFKTEKPWNSLLLKLLCKKDSVAEEIYDQVGCRIVTHSKFDALRVVRYLRQNNVFAYPNIKPSRSHNTLIDLADFRRFLREAWTDLEMGRLSPDEFEETVAGYDSEPAVPEDAAPRNPYSDEQYKSLQFTARILIVQKSSAGVVDRYFFPFEVQIMDYPAFERNMFGKSNHKDYRERQRSDARKRVFPWLRQGKPQAAGKARERRLDPDQEPETAGR